From a single Lentisphaera profundi genomic region:
- a CDS encoding DUF7402 domain-containing protein, whose product MRFKKIKSRSLTCLIILLFTTLLKAEKPPTSDNVNKPKKQKTVYYSTSPVDMNDGIQVGTLDIEGGDIAIKKFIGCHENKDYTPPASKTRMAMKKGALELTPFYNITGGFSFEKYIQPILDKNCISCHDGESKKSGKVLGDLTSTKVNDKFAGRAWLQSYLTLTGTTVGRGSKGQDSREILNWVSAQSRPSMLPAYHAGSGTSRIVEMLRNGHGGTKLTREELDKFCAWIDLCVPYCGDYMENNIWDEKTEKKYIHYHTKRESLAEENRRSTELLYKKRSGKTLKLQDPEPRYKNYFKKKEQAKWDELETIHKVEPYKPTPGTRNVALNPNAFAGGFPQVTTNNQYPKITNNGLFAANNIINGKTSNKGHGHNGLNGEHFPSWGPNVADNIWVKIDLGKKHEVDMVVIYIRADFSPYREGDHDSYFKSGTLEFSDGSKVPFKLKRNAKAQAIKFKARSTSSVKITDLVMAKRKWSGLSEVQVYGK is encoded by the coding sequence ATGAGATTTAAAAAAATCAAAAGTAGGAGTTTGACCTGTTTAATAATATTGCTTTTTACAACTCTTTTAAAGGCCGAAAAGCCACCGACTAGTGATAATGTAAATAAGCCTAAAAAGCAAAAGACCGTCTACTATTCAACTTCTCCAGTTGATATGAATGACGGTATACAAGTAGGTACTCTCGATATTGAAGGAGGCGATATAGCAATCAAGAAATTTATCGGCTGCCACGAGAACAAAGACTACACGCCTCCTGCCTCTAAAACAAGAATGGCGATGAAAAAAGGCGCTTTGGAGCTTACTCCTTTCTACAATATCACGGGTGGCTTCAGTTTCGAAAAATATATTCAGCCCATTCTCGATAAAAATTGTATCTCATGTCACGATGGTGAATCAAAGAAAAGCGGCAAAGTACTAGGAGACTTAACTTCAACAAAGGTCAATGACAAGTTCGCCGGAAGAGCCTGGCTGCAGTCATACCTAACTCTCACCGGAACAACTGTGGGACGTGGAAGCAAGGGGCAGGACAGTCGCGAAATACTCAATTGGGTCAGTGCTCAATCACGCCCCTCAATGTTACCGGCCTATCACGCCGGCTCTGGTACATCAAGAATTGTTGAAATGTTGCGCAATGGTCATGGCGGCACCAAGCTGACTAGAGAAGAACTGGATAAGTTCTGCGCTTGGATCGACCTCTGCGTGCCCTATTGTGGAGACTATATGGAGAATAATATCTGGGATGAAAAAACAGAAAAGAAGTATATTCACTATCACACAAAGCGTGAGTCACTTGCCGAAGAAAACAGACGCAGTACAGAGTTGCTCTATAAAAAACGAAGCGGTAAAACACTTAAGTTGCAAGACCCCGAACCGCGTTATAAAAACTACTTTAAGAAGAAAGAGCAGGCAAAATGGGATGAGCTTGAGACAATTCATAAGGTTGAACCATATAAGCCGACACCGGGTACCAGGAACGTTGCCCTCAACCCCAATGCATTTGCAGGCGGCTTCCCACAGGTAACGACAAACAATCAGTACCCAAAGATCACCAATAATGGGCTTTTTGCGGCAAACAATATTATCAACGGCAAAACCTCAAACAAAGGACATGGTCATAATGGGCTTAACGGCGAACATTTCCCTTCATGGGGTCCTAATGTTGCTGATAATATCTGGGTGAAAATTGACCTGGGTAAAAAGCATGAGGTGGACATGGTTGTCATCTATATACGTGCGGATTTCTCTCCGTATCGTGAAGGCGATCACGACAGCTATTTTAAGTCAGGGACACTGGAATTCTCCGACGGCTCAAAAGTCCCGTTTAAACTAAAGCGAAATGCAAAAGCTCAAGCTATTAAATTCAAAGCGCGCTCTACAAGCTCTGTTAAAATCACTGATCTTGTGATGGCAAAGAGAAAATGGAGCGGTTTAAGTGAAGTTCAGGTATATGGGAAATAA
- a CDS encoding GH32 C-terminal domain-containing protein, with translation MIPRSCYAGQCFSNSPDGRAAYIGWAGIVTEGMPFNQGFTIPMNLTLKTLTDGDVHLFANPIEEVATLRKAAEVEETGILLNAGNSTFTKELPGELYDISFTIEKKGKPKTATIKMDKLALTYDFAKERFGKFPAPMTDGKVTVRILVDRPSLEVFMADGYAYHMEQRRNLSGNVLGKMTISVDAPSGSGVSINHLEIYPMKSIWTSKVEE, from the coding sequence ATGATCCCCCGTAGCTGCTATGCAGGGCAGTGCTTTAGCAATTCGCCTGATGGTCGCGCGGCTTACATTGGCTGGGCTGGAATTGTCACCGAAGGCATGCCGTTCAACCAAGGCTTTACCATTCCGATGAATTTAACTCTGAAGACGCTGACGGATGGCGACGTACATCTCTTTGCCAATCCGATTGAGGAAGTGGCGACCCTGCGCAAAGCTGCCGAGGTCGAGGAAACTGGAATCCTACTGAATGCCGGCAATTCTACCTTCACCAAGGAGTTACCCGGGGAGTTATACGACATCTCTTTCACCATCGAAAAGAAAGGCAAGCCGAAAACAGCAACCATTAAAATGGATAAACTGGCCCTCACCTATGATTTCGCCAAAGAACGCTTTGGAAAATTCCCCGCGCCGATGACCGACGGGAAAGTCACGGTGCGTATATTAGTCGACCGTCCAAGCCTAGAAGTGTTCATGGCAGATGGCTACGCCTATCACATGGAACAACGAAGGAACCTCTCGGGAAATGTATTGGGTAAAATGACCATTAGTGTCGATGCCCCCAGTGGCAGTGGTGTGTCCATCAACCATCTAGAAATCTATCCCATGAAATCAATTTGGACGTCAAAGGTGGAAGAATGA
- a CDS encoding right-handed parallel beta-helix repeat-containing protein, translated as MAKLFNQLAKENDGKSIEFVFKPGVYLLDQPLKPQRNQLLRGEGSVTLKPALTLPAAIVLDGVESVFISNFTIVGGGVDKCDTNGILSVKDSSRVSVSKVTVREVGACGILCKGSKSKYFLIEKCHIQSTGRAGIAMFDGVSHALITKNTVERTTTHGIIFANGGSFSEVSENTIKDTGLLPGGDFAHGVAFDSHGNLNKGEKNLIINNKILNARTGGIEIADGQNHMYIIGNYIEGSGRKNQKREDQYGIYFGGALSQGYHCLIKGNTIKNSCWNSIRIAAPNVERPNKKSPLPKDKYGPTMHVNIIDNIISGSMRYGIELNWCRDVYIKGNRIETSKLADIGVIGKRGKNIDMPSSRIQLKDNILKSKTKLVKDLFEK; from the coding sequence ATGGCTAAACTCTTTAACCAACTAGCAAAAGAAAATGATGGTAAGAGTATTGAGTTTGTCTTCAAACCCGGAGTATATCTTCTCGATCAGCCACTTAAGCCTCAGAGAAATCAATTGCTCAGGGGAGAGGGCTCTGTCACATTGAAGCCAGCCTTGACTTTGCCTGCTGCTATCGTCTTAGACGGCGTCGAGAGTGTTTTTATCTCTAACTTTACTATTGTTGGTGGTGGGGTTGATAAATGTGACACTAATGGGATCTTGAGCGTGAAGGACTCTTCAAGAGTATCTGTCAGTAAAGTCACTGTTAGGGAAGTCGGAGCCTGTGGGATATTGTGTAAGGGTTCGAAAAGTAAATACTTCCTCATTGAGAAATGTCATATACAAAGTACAGGTAGGGCCGGAATCGCCATGTTCGATGGAGTCAGTCATGCTCTCATCACAAAGAACACCGTAGAGCGCACCACCACACATGGAATCATCTTTGCCAATGGTGGAAGTTTTAGTGAAGTGTCCGAGAATACCATCAAAGATACGGGGCTTCTTCCGGGCGGTGATTTTGCGCATGGAGTTGCTTTTGACTCACACGGAAATTTGAACAAAGGTGAAAAGAATCTCATAATAAACAATAAGATACTAAATGCTAGAACTGGTGGCATTGAAATCGCAGATGGCCAAAATCATATGTATATTATAGGGAATTATATTGAGGGTTCGGGAAGAAAAAATCAGAAACGAGAGGATCAGTATGGGATATATTTCGGCGGCGCGTTAAGCCAGGGTTATCATTGCTTGATAAAGGGGAATACAATCAAGAATTCATGTTGGAATAGCATCCGAATTGCAGCGCCCAATGTAGAACGTCCGAATAAAAAATCACCTCTGCCTAAAGATAAGTATGGTCCAACTATGCACGTTAATATTATCGATAATATCATATCTGGTTCGATGCGATATGGAATTGAGCTTAACTGGTGCCGAGATGTTTATATTAAAGGCAATAGAATTGAGACAAGCAAGCTTGCTGATATTGGAGTTATTGGTAAGCGAGGAAAAAACATTGATATGCCAAGCTCAAGGATTCAGCTTAAGGACAATATACTCAAAAGTAAAACAAAATTAGTGAAAGATCTTTTTGAGAAATAG
- a CDS encoding GH32 C-terminal domain-containing protein has translation MMVWARFKPADPQAPFNQGFTLPLEISLRTSKDGVRSYANPVDELKVLRDKKILTIEDKALLLGENTLTFDKSAKLIELEMTLDYPLGRKPSAIYLQVGQTKILCDLAKNKFHGAKGKYSGISSYDKEDGKLDLRIYIDSATLETFAENGAVYFIHNRTDQGAALNDIKIHVEDGEVGIESLNVYELKSISGR, from the coding sequence ATGATGGTCTGGGCACGTTTTAAACCAGCGGATCCCCAAGCGCCATTTAATCAGGGCTTTACTCTACCACTTGAAATTTCTCTACGCACGAGCAAGGATGGCGTCCGCTCTTATGCAAACCCTGTCGATGAACTGAAGGTCCTACGTGACAAAAAAATATTAACAATAGAAGACAAAGCTCTATTGCTTGGTGAAAATACACTAACTTTTGATAAATCAGCAAAACTCATAGAGCTTGAAATGACTCTGGATTACCCACTGGGACGTAAACCATCTGCGATTTACCTTCAAGTAGGTCAAACTAAGATTCTCTGCGATCTTGCTAAAAATAAATTTCACGGAGCAAAGGGTAAATATAGTGGAATAAGTTCCTATGATAAAGAGGATGGTAAGCTCGACCTACGTATTTATATCGACAGTGCAACCCTCGAAACTTTTGCCGAAAATGGTGCGGTTTATTTCATTCATAATCGCACCGATCAAGGTGCCGCTCTAAATGATATTAAAATCCATGTTGAAGATGGTGAAGTGGGGATTGAGTCCCTAAATGTTTATGAACTGAAGTCAATTTCAGGTCGTTAA
- a CDS encoding glycoside hydrolase family 32 protein yields the protein MTLKLYVKILLTLTITSGAFLELKAEDDPRFNKKHMTFESYKDVGYDQKYRPQFHFTSRKNWLNDPNGLVYYDGEWHMYFQHVSIKNGDGPKSWGHAVSKDMLHWEQLPHAILPYKSGSGKGGVIWSGSAVVDHNNSLGKQVGDTKTLVAYFTLTAGPMEQCAAYSTDKGRTYTLINDGDPVVPNQGIWKGERDPKVFWHEATKKWIMAVIVAGPDKLVRIWNSDDMVNWTKTGDFSRNFVECFDMYELPLDGNKNNTKWVCNDAAFYYQIGDFDGSVFKSDNKMLLGDWGGRRFFKAFYASQTFNNSPDGRVYQIAWLKGAGKNNPFKKHELPFTQQMSFPCELTLKSTAEGERMYRWPIDGIKKLYKKSHTFENLTTASKASAAVSGIKGDLVDMIVEFEPSGDDLVTFNICGLDVVYGNSTMFPDKNGKMVKVKSIEFRDIDRGTDLIKIPAPSVDGKVSLRILLDRLSIEMFVNEGAYVAASYCLPTSDKISFKVSKGDDLKINSLVVNELNSIWKGTEK from the coding sequence ATGACTTTAAAACTATACGTTAAAATACTACTTACATTAACAATCACCTCCGGCGCATTCTTAGAGCTGAAAGCAGAAGACGACCCTCGTTTCAATAAAAAACATATGACCTTCGAAAGCTATAAGGATGTTGGCTACGATCAGAAGTACAGACCACAGTTTCACTTTACTTCGCGCAAGAATTGGCTAAATGACCCCAATGGTCTGGTTTATTATGATGGCGAATGGCACATGTATTTTCAGCATGTTTCGATTAAAAATGGTGACGGACCAAAATCGTGGGGACACGCAGTCAGTAAGGATATGCTTCACTGGGAGCAACTGCCACATGCGATCCTACCCTACAAAAGCGGAAGTGGCAAAGGTGGTGTGATCTGGTCGGGTAGTGCAGTGGTTGACCACAACAATAGCCTGGGTAAACAGGTCGGAGATACAAAAACGTTGGTTGCATATTTTACGCTCACGGCAGGTCCCATGGAGCAGTGCGCAGCTTACAGTACTGACAAAGGGCGTACCTATACTCTGATCAACGATGGTGATCCGGTGGTTCCAAATCAGGGGATATGGAAAGGAGAGCGCGACCCGAAGGTGTTCTGGCATGAAGCAACAAAAAAATGGATTATGGCAGTGATAGTTGCAGGTCCTGATAAGCTGGTTAGAATCTGGAACTCAGATGATATGGTTAACTGGACAAAGACCGGCGATTTCAGCCGTAATTTTGTTGAATGTTTTGATATGTATGAACTGCCGCTTGATGGCAATAAAAATAACACCAAGTGGGTTTGTAACGACGCTGCCTTTTATTATCAGATTGGCGATTTCGATGGCTCTGTTTTTAAAAGTGATAATAAGATGTTATTGGGAGACTGGGGTGGCCGCCGTTTCTTTAAAGCCTTCTATGCCAGTCAGACTTTTAATAACAGTCCCGACGGGCGTGTGTACCAGATAGCATGGTTGAAAGGCGCAGGAAAAAATAACCCTTTTAAGAAGCATGAATTACCCTTTACCCAGCAGATGAGTTTCCCTTGCGAGTTGACCCTTAAATCAACAGCAGAGGGCGAGCGTATGTATCGCTGGCCGATTGATGGGATTAAAAAGCTTTATAAGAAGAGCCATACGTTTGAGAACCTTACGACTGCATCAAAAGCCAGCGCAGCTGTTTCAGGTATCAAAGGCGATCTAGTTGATATGATCGTCGAATTTGAGCCGTCAGGAGATGACCTGGTAACGTTCAATATATGCGGACTTGATGTGGTATATGGTAATAGCACAATGTTTCCGGATAAGAACGGCAAGATGGTCAAGGTTAAGAGCATTGAGTTCCGTGATATTGACCGCGGCACCGATTTGATAAAAATTCCAGCTCCGAGCGTTGATGGTAAAGTGAGCTTGCGTATTTTGCTCGACCGACTTTCTATTGAGATGTTTGTTAATGAAGGGGCATATGTCGCAGCCAGTTATTGTTTGCCGACTTCTGATAAGATCTCTTTTAAAGTATCAAAAGGTGACGATCTGAAAATAAACAGCCTGGTTGTAAACGAGTTGAACTCAATCTGGAAGGGGACAGAAAAATGA
- a CDS encoding glycoside hydrolase family 32 protein encodes MSKRIQMFNDEISATTYLSSIERDSSSVQHLVVKIKDLRSLILKMMLSLIFVYLFTAQTLSAKPAQSREIKITGKYLSVPVAKPKQYKGWGNLIEIEVEGLKVHSFTLGMTSKLEDIWLWGSLDMSEYVGKTAIIRNVTGHPDNMAALPLFETSDKIKTFIPLYSEKGRPQFHLSQKIGWNNDPNGMVYADGLYHVSWQSNPVGLNWGNMYWGHAVSKDLVHWEERPHMIRIGAKDLKGKPVDKVHQSMVIGQAFSGGACVDHNNTLGKQVGSTKTIIAMITDTKGGDPTKDEGGAGQLVGESLAYSTDSGLTYSLLKEANPLISHHGRDPKPFWYEPGQHWCLVTYRQCKNPKLGKMAFYISKDLKNWTFTSFSDQVFHECPEFVELPVDGNPHNKKWILFDATPSYQIGSFDGKKFTSEFTGVRRGIGGT; translated from the coding sequence ATGAGCAAGCGTATACAAATGTTTAATGATGAGATCTCGGCGACGACATATTTGAGTTCAATTGAGCGAGACTCTAGTTCAGTTCAGCACTTAGTTGTAAAGATTAAGGATTTAAGAAGCTTGATTTTAAAAATGATGCTTTCTCTTATATTTGTCTATTTATTTACAGCTCAAACATTGAGCGCGAAACCCGCTCAAAGTCGAGAAATTAAGATAACTGGGAAATACTTGAGCGTGCCAGTTGCTAAGCCCAAGCAATACAAGGGCTGGGGGAATCTAATAGAAATCGAAGTTGAAGGCCTTAAAGTTCATAGTTTTACTCTTGGCATGACTAGCAAACTTGAAGATATCTGGCTTTGGGGTTCTTTGGATATGAGTGAATATGTCGGTAAGACGGCTATCATTCGTAATGTCACTGGACATCCAGATAATATGGCTGCCTTGCCATTATTTGAGACTTCAGATAAGATTAAAACTTTTATCCCACTTTATTCAGAAAAAGGACGACCACAATTTCATTTAAGCCAAAAAATTGGATGGAATAATGATCCCAACGGAATGGTCTATGCCGATGGCTTATATCATGTTTCGTGGCAGTCGAATCCCGTAGGTCTTAATTGGGGTAATATGTACTGGGGTCATGCGGTGAGCAAGGATCTCGTGCATTGGGAAGAACGACCACACATGATACGTATTGGAGCAAAGGACTTGAAGGGCAAGCCTGTGGATAAAGTGCATCAATCCATGGTAATAGGGCAGGCGTTTTCTGGAGGCGCATGCGTCGATCACAATAATACTCTTGGTAAGCAAGTGGGTTCTACCAAAACAATTATTGCCATGATAACAGATACCAAGGGCGGTGACCCCACTAAAGATGAAGGAGGCGCTGGCCAGCTTGTTGGCGAGTCACTTGCTTATTCAACTGATAGCGGCTTAACTTATTCTCTGCTTAAGGAAGCTAATCCACTGATATCACATCATGGCCGTGATCCTAAGCCATTTTGGTATGAACCCGGACAGCATTGGTGTTTAGTCACCTATCGTCAGTGCAAAAACCCCAAACTTGGTAAAATGGCATTCTACATAAGTAAGGATTTGAAGAATTGGACTTTTACTAGCTTTTCTGATCAGGTCTTTCATGAGTGTCCCGAGTTTGTAGAATTACCTGTAGATGGGAACCCCCATAATAAAAAATGGATTCTATTTGATGCAACACCCAGTTATCAAATAGGAAGCTTTGATGGCAAAAAATTCACATCTGAGTTTACGGGTGTTCGACGAGGAATCGGGGGGACTTGA
- a CDS encoding sulfatase yields the protein MKNLITLCILMGFVMSIHAAKKPNVLFIAIDDMNDWTTLFDDNNPIKTPNLKRLAARGCFFTRAYCTTPACNPSRVSILTGLRPSTSGVYSNGNAWKSLLPNVVTLPQHFKENDYATIGAGKIFHHGGTGVDRKDKPSFEKFFPLQLHANKPKHNYNGYRRGDKKIGALAHYGWDWGVHDVDKQTDEYTVNYINKVMAEYPKDKSLFLAAGIFRPHLPFWAPPASFARYPLDQLRLPPMPRNDLNDVPPIGRNMSRTEGFIWDNASKKAPEHPGSLKKMVQAYQAASDYSDEMVGRLLDQLDKTGRAENTIIILWSDHGYHLGDKSATVKFTLWEKANHVPFIIVAPGITKPGTRCDRPVSLVDIFPTLNELANLPVKVELDGQSLVPLLKNPQMNWKRPALMTQNPGNHAIRSDRWRYIRYKDGTEELYDHSKDPWEHENLASNPEYKAIKEQHKKWLPKNEKAFR from the coding sequence ATGAAAAATTTAATAACATTATGCATTCTAATGGGCTTCGTCATGTCCATTCACGCGGCTAAAAAACCGAATGTGCTGTTTATTGCCATTGACGATATGAATGACTGGACAACACTCTTCGATGATAATAACCCGATTAAAACGCCGAACTTAAAACGGCTTGCTGCACGAGGTTGCTTCTTCACTCGTGCTTATTGTACGACTCCGGCCTGTAACCCCTCACGGGTTTCTATTCTTACGGGCTTGCGGCCAAGTACCTCCGGGGTTTACAGCAATGGCAATGCCTGGAAAAGCTTATTGCCGAATGTAGTAACACTGCCACAACATTTCAAAGAAAATGACTATGCGACCATTGGAGCCGGTAAAATATTTCACCACGGTGGCACTGGTGTCGATCGTAAAGACAAACCTTCATTTGAAAAGTTCTTTCCTCTGCAACTACACGCCAATAAACCAAAACATAATTACAATGGCTACCGCCGTGGCGATAAGAAAATCGGTGCCTTAGCTCATTATGGCTGGGACTGGGGCGTTCACGATGTCGATAAACAGACAGATGAATATACCGTAAACTACATCAATAAAGTGATGGCCGAATACCCCAAAGATAAGTCGCTTTTTTTAGCGGCAGGAATCTTTCGCCCGCACTTACCGTTCTGGGCCCCACCAGCCAGTTTCGCGCGTTATCCACTTGATCAATTACGCCTGCCTCCCATGCCCAGAAATGACTTGAATGATGTCCCGCCGATTGGGAGAAATATGTCTCGTACCGAAGGCTTTATCTGGGATAATGCCTCAAAGAAAGCCCCCGAGCATCCAGGTAGTCTCAAAAAAATGGTCCAAGCCTACCAAGCTGCCAGTGATTATTCAGATGAAATGGTCGGTCGTTTGCTCGATCAGCTCGATAAAACTGGCCGTGCTGAAAATACCATCATTATCCTGTGGTCAGATCATGGATATCACCTCGGTGACAAATCAGCGACAGTAAAATTCACCCTGTGGGAAAAAGCCAACCACGTTCCCTTTATCATTGTCGCCCCGGGAATTACCAAACCTGGTACGCGCTGTGATCGTCCAGTCAGCTTAGTGGATATATTTCCGACTCTGAACGAACTGGCTAACTTACCTGTAAAAGTAGAACTCGATGGACAGAGCCTGGTGCCTCTCTTGAAAAACCCGCAGATGAATTGGAAGCGTCCAGCACTGATGACGCAAAACCCGGGAAATCACGCCATTCGTTCGGATCGCTGGCGTTATATTCGCTACAAGGATGGGACAGAAGAGCTCTACGATCACAGTAAAGATCCTTGGGAGCACGAAAACCTCGCGAGTAATCCGGAATACAAGGCCATAAAAGAGCAACACAAAAAGTGGCTGCCTAAAAATGAAAAGGCCTTTCGCTGA